The Rhizobium sp. CCGE531 genomic sequence GAAGGAAGCGGTAGCCTGCGAGCCCCGTGCAAACTATAAAGAGCATTACAATCAGCAGACAAAAAAGCAGCCAGCCCAACGCCGCAAACCTAACGGCTCTCGCTAATACATGACCGCTTTTCCATTCCCCAAATGCGCCCATCAAACAACCACCACCGAAACTGATCTACGAATCATATCGTATACCATCGGTTGTCAGTTCAAGATGTACGCACAGACAGCGATCGATTATTGTGCGGCGTCCCAGCGCTGATTGGAGTCGTCAATATGAGAGTGCCGCCCGCCTATTGCTTCACTCTGTGTTATGGGCATCGCCGTACGCCGACCTAGTTCTGGAAAAATTGGCGCCCCATGTCGGAATGCCAGCCCCCCGCACGTCCTAGGCTCGTCCACTCCGTCAAACCATAGGGATTATGACCATGCCGAATACCATACGCCTGCACCGCGTCCTGGCAACCAGCCCGGAAAAGGTCTATCGCGCATTCATCGAGGCGGATGCGCTTGCCAAGTGGCTGCCGCCAAACGGCTTTGCCTGCACCGTGCATCATTTGGAGCCGAGCGTTGGCGGTACGTTCAGAATGTCCTTCCGCAACTTCACGACGGGCGACAGCCATGCCTTCGGCGGCGATTTCCGCGAGCTTATTCCGGGCGAACTGGTGCGCTACACCGACAAGTTCGACGATCCGAACCTGCCGGGCGAAATGGAAGTGACCGTGACCTTGAAGAAGGTCCTGGTCGGGACCGAGGTGAATATTACCCAGGCAGGCATTCCGGATGTCATCCCGCCAGAGGCTTGCTATCTCGGCTGGCAGGAATCGCTGATCAATCTGGCAAAGCTAGTCGAACCCGAGATTACGCAGTAAGGCTCGGCACGCAACAAGGCTTCCGGACACTCCTTCTCCCCGAGGGGAGAAGGAGTTTTTGGCGCAATACTCAAGCAACCGGCACGTCAAAAACTTCCCCTGCCCGGAGCGGTCGAAACCGATCCGGCTCCATGCCTTCGGCCTTCAGCGCTGCATCCAGCGCCTGGACTGGCGCATCGATGCCCTCGTCCGTCAGCTGGAACGTCGCGAAGTGATGCCCGGCGACATAGGCGGCGTTGCAGAGCTTCATGCCCTTGACCGCTTCTTCCGGATTCTGGTGCTGGCCCTTCATGAACCAGCGCGGCTCGTAGGCGCCGAAGGGCAGGATCGCGAGGCGGAAGCCGCCATGCTTGCGGGCGGCCGCCTCATAATTGATGCCATCGTGAAAGCCGGTGTCGCCGATATGATAGATTTTGCCCGCCGGCGTCGCCAGCACGAATGCGGCCCACAGCGCCATGCGCTGGTCGCCCATCCCTCGCGCCGACCAGTGATGACAAGGCTCGACATCGATGGTCACATCAGCCTTGACGGCGATGCGATCACCCCAATCGACCACAGTGATGTCGGCGTCGGGAACGATGCGGCGGATGATCGTGTCGTTGCCGAGCGGCGTCACGATCTTTGGCCGATGCGCCTGATGCAGGCGCGCAAGCGTGACCAGATCGAGGTGGTCGTAGTGATTATGCGTTACCAGTACGAGGTCGATATGCGGCAGGTCCTCGAAGCGGATGCCGGGCGGCACCACGCGCTTCGGCCCGACGGATCTGAACGGACTGACCCGTTCCGACCAGACCGGATCCGTCAGAATGTTCAGCCCGGCAATCTGCACCAGCATCGACGCATGCCCGACCATGGTCACCCGCATCTGCTCGCCGAACACATGCCGGTCGGGCCTTGCCGGAGGAAAGGCGCTGATGACAGGATTGGGCCAGCGCACCCGGCCGCCGCCGAACTGCCAGCGCAAAAGGTCGAATGCACTGCCCGGCTCGACGCCGCCGGGATTGAAGAAGCGCTGACCGTCGAAATGATCGGAAACCGGACCCTGATAATAAGGATTGCGCTTCTTGTTGGAGCCGGGTGAGCTCGTCATGGCTTTTCCGCTCCTTCAGCACCCGTCGCCTGTCGGGCCGGCAGGCCGATCTTGCTGAGCCACTCCTCGGCCTCACGCGCCGTCAGCGTCTCTTCCAGCACGACGTTCGCCGGCATGGCGAAAAGCTGCGGCGTGAAGAAGCTCGTATCCCAGAGCGCGGCATCTTCGGCCGGAGGCGAAAGCAGGATGACCTGCCGGCCATCGATACGGGCAATCGTCTCGACGGAGGCCTCGCCGGAAATCTCTGTCAGTCCCGGTTGGTCCGGCCGCACGGTCTCATAACGCCACCAAGGTTCGTCATTGCCTTCCTCGGCCACAGTCATGCACCGCGCCATGTCGATAATGAACCTGTTAGGCGCGCGGCCGCCGGTGAGCGTCTCGCCGAATGCCGCCTGGATCAGCGTGAACAGATGAAAGCCGTTGACGATATTCTCATAGCGCAGGCGAAAGCCCTGGCGGCTCGGCAGATGCAGCACCAGCAGGGCGTCGCTTCGGCTCAGGAGCACCTGGCGGACCCAGGCAGCACCCGGCGTATAATCCTGCAGCTCGGCAAGCTGCGCCATCAGCGCCTTGTCGCCGGCTGCGAGCTGGCGCTCCTTCGGCATGGCGGCAAGATGCGAAACCGCCGATTGCCCGAGCAGCTGGAAGGCATCGAGCAGCTGCCTTTGCTTCGGGCTCAGCTCCTTGCGGCCGGCAAAGCCGCGATGGATCTGCGGCAGCCACGCCATGTAGAGTTCCCACACGGCGGCACCGCTGCGGTCCACCGACCCACCCTTTTCGAGGATGGTACCAAGCATGTTGGCAAGCACTGCCGCTCCCGGCGGTGGCAAGCGGCCAAGCTCGCGCGCCGCCCGCGCCACGATCTTCGGCTGCGTCATGGCGCTCGCGTAGAAGGCTTGTGCCGCCGCATTGAATTGCGCGTCGACACGGCCGCCGGCGTAAGCGCGGCAGGCGGCGAGAAGATCGGTCAGGGCTGCATCATTCATTCGGAACTGTCTCGGGAATCACTTGATGGCGAGGATCGATACAACACTTGGAAGGCGATGGTGCAGGCAAAAAGACATTGATATGGCAATATGGCCAGCGTAAATCCGGCATTTCCGCCGCCCTGGGTTGACTTCGCCGGCCTTTTCCTGTTTATCGCCCGCAATCTGCGACGAGCACAAGCCTCCGAGCCACCGACCGGGACCCATAAAGGTATAAAGAGATCCCGGAGGTCAACACCCGACAGCGCGATGCGCCCTCGGGTGCTTTTTGGCTTTGCGTCTTGTTTTCGTCATGGAAAAGCACGACGTTTTCGGGCGAGGAACGCGCAGTTGCGCCAAGTCCAATCCCGAGCGATCGATAAGGAAGAACCGATGTTTGAGAACCTCCAGGACCGTCTTGGTTCCATTCTGAATGGACTGACAGGCCGCGGCGCGCTTTCGGAAGCCGATGTTTCCGCAGCACTTCGCGAGGTTCGCCGCGCGCTTTTGGAAGCCGACGTGGCGCTGGATGTCGTTCGCTCCTTTACCGACCGCGTCCGCGAAAAGGCTGTCGGCGCAGGGATCCTGAAGTCGATCAAGCCCGGCCAGATGGTCGTCAAGATCGTCCATGACGAGCTGATCGAAATGCTCGGCGGCGAAGGCGTGGGCATAGACCTCAACGCGCCGGCCCCGGTCGTCGTCATGATGGTCGGTCTGCAGGGCTCCGGTAAGACCACCACATCAGCCAAGATCGCCAGCCGCCTGACCAGCCGCGACCGCAAGAAGGTCCTGATGGCCTCGCTCGACACGCGCCGCCCGGCAGCACAGGAGCAATTGCGCCAGCTCGGCGTGCAGACGGGCGTCGATACGCTGCCGGTCATATCAGGCCAGTCCCCGACCGATATCGCCGCGCGCGCCGTGCAGGCCGCCAAGCTCGGCGGCCATGACGTCGTCATCCTCGACACCGCCGGCCGTACGCATATCGACGAGCCGCTTATGGTCGAGATGGCGGATATCAAGAAGAAGTCCAACCCGCATGAAATCCTGCTGGTCGCGGATAGCTTGACCGGTCAGGACGCCGTCAACCTCGCCCGCAATTTCGACGAGCGCGTCGGGATCACCGGCCTCGTGCTGACCCGCATGGACGGCGACGGCCGCGGCGGTGCAGCCCTTTCGATGCGCGCCGTCACAGGCAAGCCGATCAAGCTGATCGGTGTCGGCGAAAAGATGGGCGAGCTGGAAGAATTCCATCCCCGCCGTATCGCCGACCGCATCCTCGGCATGGGCGACATCGTCTCGCTGGTCGAAAAGGCGGCTGAGAACATCGACGCCGAAAAGGCGGCCGCCATGGCCGCCAAGATGGCCAAGGGCAAGTTCGATCTGAACGACCTTGCCGACCAGCTCGGCCAGATGCAGAAGATGGGCGGCATGGGCGGCATCATGGGTATGATGCCCGGCATGGGTGGCATGAAGGACAAGATGGCCGCCGCTGGCCTGAACGACAAGCTTTTCGGCCGCCAGATCGCCATCATCTCCTCGATGACCAAGGCAGAGCGCGCCAATCCGGACCTCTTGAAACATTCCCGCAAGAAGCGCATCGCCGCCGGCTCCGGCTCCGACGCCTCCGACATCAACAAGCTTCTGAAGATGCACCGCCAGATGGCGGACATGATGAAGATGATGGGCGGCAAGGGCAAAGGCGGCATGATGAAGCAGCTGATGGGCGGCCTTGCCGGCAAGATGGGCCTCGGCGGCGGTATGGGCGGCATGCCCGACCTGTCGAATATGGACCCCAAGCAGCTCGAAGCCCTGCAGAAGCAGGCCGAAGCCGCAGGCCTCGGCCGTCCCGGCGGCATGCCCGGCCTTGGCGGCGGTGGATTGCCGGGCCTGGGCGGCGCCAAGCTGCCCGGCCTCGGCGGTGGTTTCCCGGGACTTCCCGGTTTGCCGAAGAAGAAGTGAGAAGGATCGTTGACCCCCATGATTGATCCAGACATCAAAGCCCAATTGGGCAACTATCGCCAGTCGATCGACAATATCGATGCCGCACTGGTGCACATGCTGGCCGAACGCTTCCGCTGCACCAAAGAGGTCGGCGTGCTGAAGGCCAAGTACGACCTGCCGCCGGCCGATCCGGCGCGCGAGGAATTTCAGATCGAACGCCTGCGCCGCCTGGCAAAGGACGCAAATCTGGACCCGGATTTCGCCGAGAAGTTCCTGAACTTCGTCATCAAGGAAGTCATCCGGCATCATGAACAGATCGCTGCCGATTTCAAAGGGTAACCCCTGGCCGCATGATCCCGAAAGACGCAGGACGTTTTCGCCAGGGATCACGCAGCAAGAGAAAAGCAGCGCGACGTAACCATACCGCACAACGAAGCGGTCAAGAAAAGCCTAAGGAGAATTAACATGGCACTGAAAATTCGTCTCGCCCGCGGTGGCTCCAAGAAGCGCCCGTACTACCACGTTGTTATCGCCGACGCCCGCTCGCCGCGCGACGGCCGCTTCCTGGAGAAGGTTGGTTCCTGGAACCCGATGCTCGCCAAGGACGATGCCAAGCGCGTTGAACTCGACGCCGACCGCATCAAGCATTGGCTCGACAACGGCGCCCAGCCGACCGACCGCGTTCTGCGCTTCCTCGCCGAAGCCGGCGTTACAACGCGCGACGCCAAGAGCAACCCGGAAAAGGCGAAGCCGGGCAAGAAGGCTCAGGAGCGCGCTGCCGAGAAGGCACAGAAGGCTGCTGACGCCGCCGCTGCTGCTTCTGAATAATCAGTCCTTGTGACTGTCGAAAACGGGCGACATGGCGACATGCTGCCCGTTTTTTATTTCCCATCGGCGGGTGTTCATCCTATGAGAGAACGCAACTACAGCGCCGCCCGTCACATATGACGCGCGAAGGTCGCTGTAGCACTTTAGATCTGCTGCATAATTCCTTAAATCGATCCCGATTTGAGGAATTATGCAGTAATCCCGGTAATCGGCGAAGAGACCATGACGAAACTGCAAAACCCGGTATTGATGGCGACCATCGGCGCGGCACAGGGCCTCAAAGGCGAGGTACGCGCCCGTGCCTATACTTCGGACCCCACAGCGCTTGGCGATTACGGCCACCTGCACAGCATGGACGGCCGCAGCTTCGAGGTTCTGGAAATCCGCGAAGCCAAGAACGTGGTGGTGGTGCGCTTGCGCGGCGTCAACGACCGCGATGCCGCCGAAGCGCTGAATGGCCTGGAGCTCTACATCGAGCGCGACAACCTGCCTGATGATGAACTCGATAACGACGAATTCTTCTACACCGATCTCGAAGGGCTGGAAGCTGTCGACGACAAGGGCACCGGCTACGGCACGGTCAGCGGCATCTATGATTTCGGCGCCGGCGACCTCCTGGAGCTGAAGGGTCCGGGCAAGCGTCCGGTCCTGATCCCCTTCTCAGAAACGGCCGTTCTCGAAATCGATCTCGAAGGCGGCAAGATTCTGATCGATCCAATGGCCGCAGGCCTGATCGACAATCCCGACGATCTCATCGGCAAGCCGCCGAAGCCGGAAAAGCCGGAAGGCAAGACGAAGAAGTAATCCTCATTGGGAAGTGACCGCGCCATGAGTTTCCGGGCGACCATCCTGACGCTTTATCCCGAGATGTTTCCCGGCCATCTCGGCACGTCGCTTGCCGGCAAGGCGATGGAGCGTGGTCAGTGGGCGCTGGACACCGTGCAGATTCGCGATTTCGCCACGGATAGGCACCGCACCGTCGACGACACGCCCGCCGGCGGCGGCGCCGGCATGGTGCTGAAGCCGGACGTGCTTGCCCGCGCCATCGACCATGCCGGCGAAAACGACAGCCGCCCGCGCCTGCTGATGAGCCCGCGCGGCAAGCCGCTGACGCAACAGCGCGTGCGTGAGCTCGCGGCAGGTGACGGCGTCATCATCGTCTGCGGCCGTTTCGAAGGCGTCGACCAGCGTGTCATCGACGGCCGCGGCCTCGAGGAAGTCTCGATCGGCGACTACATCCTCTCCGGCGGCGAGCCAGCGGCGCTGATCCTGCTCGACGCCATCGTCCGCATCCTGCCCGGCGTCATGGGCAACGATCTTTCCGGCCTGCATGAAAGCTTCGAAGGCGGCCTGCTGGAGCATCCGCATTATACGCGCCCGCAGATCTGGGAAGGCCATGAGATCCCCGCCGTGCTCACCTCAGGCAACCACGCGGCAATCGCCAAATGGCAGAAGGAGCAGGCCGAACAGCTGACACGGGAACGCCGGCCGGATCTGTTGGAAAAAAAGGCTGAGAAATAGCTCGTTGGGCAGGCTTCGAAGAAGCCAACGCGTTTTGCTTAGAGATCAGGTCACTAAGTGGATTTCTCCGCCGCAGGCGCGCTATAGCGCCCAGTGCTATCAGGCGGTAGGGAAACAGCGACGAACATGGAAAAGCGAGGAGGCGCTGGAGGATGGCAAAAGACAACGCGACGGAAGCGGAACAGACAGTTCCCGCTTCCCAGCTGATCGATCAGAGAATTCAGGAACTGGCCGACTGGCGCGGCAAGACGCTTGCCCGGGTCCGCGCCCTCATCAAGCAGGCCGAGCCTGAAGTCGTCGAGGAATGGAAGTGGCGCGGCGTTCCCGTATGGTCGCATGCCGGCATCATCTGTACCGGCGAGACCTACAAGAGCGTGGTCAAGCTGACTTTTGCAAAGGGCGCCTCGCTGGATGATCCAGCCGGCCTCTTCAATTCGAGCCTTGAGGGCAATACGAGGCGCGCGATCGACATTCGCGAGAATGAAGAGATAAATGAGGAAGCGCTGAAGACGCTCGTTCGCGCCGCATCTGCCCTGAATGCATCGAGCCGGAAAAAGAAGAAAAGCGGCTGAACGGCGGAAGCCGGTGCCGATAGGCCGAAAATCGCCTCTCGGCGCCGCCCGAGCCGCAACAAACGCCACATAATTCGGCCGCAAGGGGTGACAAAGGCGTGACAATAGGGTATGTGCGCGCCCGGCATGGGAAATTTCCCATCAACCACCAAAGAAAAGCAGACGTATCCGCCCCCGCCGTAACAGGCATATATCCGAGGCGAGACCTTGAAGGTCCGACCAGGGATAGAGATCGTTCAGGGCGCTCTGGCTGTTGAAGCAACAACGAGGTTGATACTATG encodes the following:
- a CDS encoding DUF1801 domain-containing protein, yielding MAKDNATEAEQTVPASQLIDQRIQELADWRGKTLARVRALIKQAEPEVVEEWKWRGVPVWSHAGIICTGETYKSVVKLTFAKGASLDDPAGLFNSSLEGNTRRAIDIRENEEINEEALKTLVRAASALNASSRKKKKSG
- a CDS encoding MBL fold metallo-hydrolase: MTSSPGSNKKRNPYYQGPVSDHFDGQRFFNPGGVEPGSAFDLLRWQFGGGRVRWPNPVISAFPPARPDRHVFGEQMRVTMVGHASMLVQIAGLNILTDPVWSERVSPFRSVGPKRVVPPGIRFEDLPHIDLVLVTHNHYDHLDLVTLARLHQAHRPKIVTPLGNDTIIRRIVPDADITVVDWGDRIAVKADVTIDVEPCHHWSARGMGDQRMALWAAFVLATPAGKIYHIGDTGFHDGINYEAAARKHGGFRLAILPFGAYEPRWFMKGQHQNPEEAVKGMKLCNAAYVAGHHFATFQLTDEGIDAPVQALDAALKAEGMEPDRFRPLRAGEVFDVPVA
- the ffh gene encoding signal recognition particle protein; translation: MFENLQDRLGSILNGLTGRGALSEADVSAALREVRRALLEADVALDVVRSFTDRVREKAVGAGILKSIKPGQMVVKIVHDELIEMLGGEGVGIDLNAPAPVVVMMVGLQGSGKTTTSAKIASRLTSRDRKKVLMASLDTRRPAAQEQLRQLGVQTGVDTLPVISGQSPTDIAARAVQAAKLGGHDVVILDTAGRTHIDEPLMVEMADIKKKSNPHEILLVADSLTGQDAVNLARNFDERVGITGLVLTRMDGDGRGGAALSMRAVTGKPIKLIGVGEKMGELEEFHPRRIADRILGMGDIVSLVEKAAENIDAEKAAAMAAKMAKGKFDLNDLADQLGQMQKMGGMGGIMGMMPGMGGMKDKMAAAGLNDKLFGRQIAIISSMTKAERANPDLLKHSRKKRIAAGSGSDASDINKLLKMHRQMADMMKMMGGKGKGGMMKQLMGGLAGKMGLGGGMGGMPDLSNMDPKQLEALQKQAEAAGLGRPGGMPGLGGGGLPGLGGAKLPGLGGGFPGLPGLPKKK
- the trmD gene encoding tRNA (guanosine(37)-N1)-methyltransferase TrmD; the encoded protein is MSFRATILTLYPEMFPGHLGTSLAGKAMERGQWALDTVQIRDFATDRHRTVDDTPAGGGAGMVLKPDVLARAIDHAGENDSRPRLLMSPRGKPLTQQRVRELAAGDGVIIVCGRFEGVDQRVIDGRGLEEVSIGDYILSGGEPAALILLDAIVRILPGVMGNDLSGLHESFEGGLLEHPHYTRPQIWEGHEIPAVLTSGNHAAIAKWQKEQAEQLTRERRPDLLEKKAEK
- a CDS encoding SRPBCC family protein, with translation MPNTIRLHRVLATSPEKVYRAFIEADALAKWLPPNGFACTVHHLEPSVGGTFRMSFRNFTTGDSHAFGGDFRELIPGELVRYTDKFDDPNLPGEMEVTVTLKKVLVGTEVNITQAGIPDVIPPEACYLGWQESLINLAKLVEPEITQ
- the rpsP gene encoding 30S ribosomal protein S16, with the translated sequence MALKIRLARGGSKKRPYYHVVIADARSPRDGRFLEKVGSWNPMLAKDDAKRVELDADRIKHWLDNGAQPTDRVLRFLAEAGVTTRDAKSNPEKAKPGKKAQERAAEKAQKAADAAAAASE
- the rimM gene encoding ribosome maturation factor RimM (Essential for efficient processing of 16S rRNA), whose protein sequence is MTKLQNPVLMATIGAAQGLKGEVRARAYTSDPTALGDYGHLHSMDGRSFEVLEIREAKNVVVVRLRGVNDRDAAEALNGLELYIERDNLPDDELDNDEFFYTDLEGLEAVDDKGTGYGTVSGIYDFGAGDLLELKGPGKRPVLIPFSETAVLEIDLEGGKILIDPMAAGLIDNPDDLIGKPPKPEKPEGKTKK
- a CDS encoding chorismate mutase, with translation MIDPDIKAQLGNYRQSIDNIDAALVHMLAERFRCTKEVGVLKAKYDLPPADPAREEFQIERLRRLAKDANLDPDFAEKFLNFVIKEVIRHHEQIAADFKG